The Amblyomma americanum isolate KBUSLIRL-KWMA chromosome 3, ASM5285725v1, whole genome shotgun sequence genome window below encodes:
- the LOC144124462 gene encoding uncharacterized protein LOC144124462 codes for MSIALLFHCSFRYVLTQALNSDPVESLFSSLRQFNGGNDRVDARAAVFTSEKLLKVGILQAAKTANAPMNSEAKAAVKLPIQDGKTYALSAAISSAAKELSSGL; via the exons CTTCCGCTATGTCCTGACACAAGCTCTTAACAGCGATCCTGTTGAATCGCTCTTCAGCAGCCTGAGACAATTCAATGGTGGAAACGACAGGGTCGACGCACGGGCGGCAGTGTTCACATCAGAAAAACTGCTGAAG GTTGGAATCCTGCAAGCAGCAAAGACAGCAAATGCTCCCATGAATTCCGAGGCGAAAGCAGCTGTTAAACTTCCCATCCAGGATGGTAAAACTTATGCCTTGTCAGCTGCCATCTCATCTGCAGCCAAGGAGCTCTCGA GTGGCTTGTGA